The following coding sequences lie in one Mesorhizobium sp. DCY119 genomic window:
- a CDS encoding acyl-CoA dehydrogenase family protein yields MPVANLKQAAKPSLAEMTARVESILPAIEAAAEESEQLNRLADGTFKLLQDAGLYSMMMPKEVGGAELSHVDAMRLGERVAWAHGSAGWCVIVNNAVGGVMSLFVSDKGASDIFAHGPDVMVAGNGVPRGYARPVEGGYMIRGHWAYGSGIQHAEWIHSGCFVTDATGKTMVMQPNGQPEVVVTHHPRATIELKGNWDVLGLRATGSFDYTLKDADELFVPHHLCYGLNEGNAKRGGPQGSLGLVGYTAWGHTTWALGVGRRMLDELAKLAAKRVDAFGKMNESTTFKYEFARAEARFRSARAFAYQAWTSMAETFAEGGEASLEQIADVKLAMRHVHDVISDVGTFAHRAARGASLHNGIMQRFYRDIHSGTQHILMADEIVQECGRVYLGAVGADAKWGVFGVDG; encoded by the coding sequence ATGCCTGTTGCCAATCTCAAACAAGCCGCCAAACCGTCGCTTGCCGAAATGACGGCGCGTGTCGAAAGCATCCTGCCGGCAATCGAGGCGGCGGCGGAAGAAAGCGAGCAACTGAACCGGCTTGCCGACGGCACGTTCAAGCTTCTGCAGGATGCCGGGCTCTACAGCATGATGATGCCGAAGGAAGTCGGCGGCGCGGAGCTTTCCCATGTCGACGCCATGCGGCTCGGCGAGCGTGTCGCCTGGGCGCATGGTTCGGCGGGATGGTGCGTCATCGTCAACAACGCCGTCGGCGGGGTGATGTCGCTGTTCGTTTCCGACAAGGGCGCCAGCGATATCTTTGCGCATGGGCCCGACGTCATGGTCGCCGGGAATGGCGTGCCGCGCGGCTATGCGCGGCCTGTCGAAGGCGGCTACATGATCCGCGGCCACTGGGCCTATGGCAGCGGCATCCAGCATGCCGAGTGGATCCATTCCGGCTGTTTCGTCACCGACGCGACCGGCAAGACCATGGTGATGCAGCCGAACGGCCAGCCGGAAGTCGTCGTCACCCATCACCCGCGCGCCACGATCGAGCTGAAAGGCAATTGGGACGTGCTTGGCCTGCGCGCCACCGGCAGCTTTGATTACACTTTGAAAGACGCCGACGAGCTCTTTGTGCCGCATCACCTCTGCTACGGTCTCAACGAGGGCAATGCCAAGCGCGGCGGTCCTCAGGGCAGCCTCGGACTGGTCGGCTATACGGCATGGGGCCATACGACATGGGCGCTGGGCGTCGGCCGGCGCATGCTGGACGAATTGGCCAAGCTTGCCGCCAAGCGCGTCGATGCCTTCGGCAAGATGAACGAAAGTACGACGTTCAAATATGAATTCGCCCGCGCCGAGGCGCGCTTTCGCTCGGCCCGCGCCTTCGCCTATCAGGCATGGACGAGCATGGCCGAAACATTCGCAGAAGGCGGCGAAGCTTCACTTGAACAAATCGCCGACGTGAAGCTGGCGATGCGCCATGTGCATGACGTGATATCGGATGTCGGCACCTTCGCCCACCGCGCGGCACGGGGCGCTTCTCTGCACAACGGCATCATGCAGCGCTTCTACCGCGACATCCATTCGGGAACGCAGCACATTTTGATGGCTGACGAGATCGTCCAGGAATGCGGGCGCGTCTATCTCGGCGCTGTCGGGGCGGACGCAAAATGGGGCGTGTTCGGCGTCGACGGCTGA
- the msuE gene encoding FMN reductase codes for MAGIRVIGFCGNTQRPSKTRALVEAVSTNLHKRHGIDVDIFDLVDAGDGLGAYSPAGLSGRAKAIVDAIESADALIVGSPVYKGSYTGLFKHVFDLVQPTALINRPVLLTATGGGARHCLVVEHQLRPLFGFFEACTIPTAIYASEADFSDGVPASPLVLQRIAAAVDQLASLVGRPDCVAAE; via the coding sequence ATGGCTGGCATCAGAGTCATCGGCTTCTGCGGCAACACGCAGAGGCCGTCGAAAACGCGCGCGCTTGTCGAAGCCGTTTCCACCAATCTGCACAAACGCCATGGCATCGACGTCGATATCTTCGATCTCGTCGATGCCGGCGACGGGCTGGGCGCGTATTCGCCGGCCGGACTGAGCGGTCGCGCCAAGGCGATCGTCGATGCGATCGAGAGCGCCGATGCCCTCATCGTCGGCAGCCCGGTCTACAAGGGCTCCTATACCGGCCTGTTCAAGCATGTCTTCGATCTGGTTCAGCCGACCGCACTGATCAATCGCCCGGTGCTGCTCACCGCCACCGGCGGCGGCGCACGCCATTGCCTCGTCGTCGAGCATCAGCTCCGGCCGCTGTTCGGCTTTTTCGAGGCCTGCACCATCCCGACCGCCATCTATGCCAGCGAAGCGGACTTTTCCGACGGCGTGCCCGCAAGTCCCCTGGTGCTTCAGCGGATCGCCGCGGCGGTCG
- a CDS encoding LuxR C-terminal-related transcriptional regulator, whose product MRRSPATIADYSAGAVSDAALNVAASRSLEALGDACHREIGRLIGSPTVGLYLLDRDKPYLFYSKHAPDGFIQEYSAEFDKYDPLLAYICEKGQPVDGSTLVGAAGWQSCNNFELLRRWGFMHCMAGPLRVDNRVVGVVYTANQGEIGAYESPAVDSMQILCRAGSLALTTMVETGRLNGAPPSWISQSGTASHGEYASLTRASALNQLPTRSREVALLLCHGQSNKEIARALGISAYTVKDHIGSLCQKLHAHNRTELVQRLLTTH is encoded by the coding sequence ATGCGCCGGTCCCCGGCCACGATAGCGGACTACTCGGCGGGCGCGGTCAGCGATGCCGCGCTCAACGTTGCCGCCAGCCGTTCGCTGGAAGCGCTCGGCGACGCCTGCCACCGCGAGATCGGCCGGCTGATCGGGTCGCCGACGGTAGGCCTCTATCTGCTCGACCGGGACAAGCCCTATCTGTTCTACAGCAAGCATGCGCCGGATGGGTTCATCCAGGAGTACAGCGCCGAATTCGACAAATACGATCCGCTGCTGGCCTATATCTGCGAAAAGGGACAGCCGGTGGACGGCTCGACGCTCGTCGGCGCCGCAGGCTGGCAAAGCTGCAACAATTTCGAGCTGCTGCGGCGCTGGGGGTTCATGCATTGCATGGCAGGGCCGCTTCGTGTCGATAACCGCGTGGTCGGTGTCGTCTACACGGCCAACCAGGGCGAGATCGGAGCCTATGAGTCACCGGCCGTTGACAGCATGCAGATCCTTTGCCGGGCCGGGTCGCTCGCGCTTACCACGATGGTCGAGACAGGCCGACTCAACGGCGCTCCGCCCTCCTGGATCTCGCAATCCGGCACGGCCTCACACGGCGAATACGCATCGCTCACCCGCGCCTCGGCCCTGAATCAGCTGCCGACGCGCTCGCGCGAAGTGGCGCTGCTTCTGTGCCACGGCCAGTCCAACAAGGAGATCGCAAGAGCGCTCGGAATATCGGCCTATACGGTCAAGGACCATATCGGCAGCCTCTGCCAGAAGCTGCATGCGCATAATCGCACCGAGCTTGTTCAAAGGCTGCTTACTACACATTGA
- a CDS encoding NAD(P)-binding domain-containing protein, whose product MTIGIIGSGAIGTAFARTLARAGLEATISNSRGADSLEGLVREIGPSIKAGSREEAARADIVFVAVNWTKLPAAVGGLPDWKGRIVIDANNPIEAPLFKPADLGGRVSSEVFADLVPGARVVKAFNHLRAELLATDPRSDGGRRVLFYSGNDTTAKAEVASLIEQIGFVGIDLGSLAVGGKLAQFPGGPLPNLNLVKIG is encoded by the coding sequence ATGACCATTGGCATTATCGGCTCGGGTGCGATTGGCACCGCGTTCGCCCGAACGCTCGCTCGGGCGGGGCTCGAAGCCACGATCTCAAACAGCCGCGGTGCGGATTCGCTTGAAGGTCTGGTCCGCGAAATTGGGCCGTCCATCAAGGCTGGCAGCCGCGAGGAAGCGGCACGCGCCGACATTGTCTTCGTGGCGGTGAACTGGACGAAGCTCCCGGCAGCGGTGGGGGGCCTTCCAGACTGGAAAGGGCGCATTGTGATCGATGCCAACAATCCGATCGAGGCGCCGCTGTTCAAGCCAGCAGACCTCGGCGGCCGTGTATCAAGCGAGGTATTTGCTGATCTGGTGCCCGGAGCCCGCGTCGTAAAGGCATTCAATCATCTCCGCGCAGAGTTGCTTGCCACTGATCCACGTTCTGACGGCGGACGGCGCGTACTTTTCTATTCCGGCAACGACACCACGGCCAAGGCAGAGGTAGCTTCACTAATCGAGCAGATCGGTTTCGTTGGGATCGATCTTGGCTCGCTGGCTGTCGGCGGCAAGCTCGCTCAATTTCCCGGCGGCCCACTGCCGAACCTGAATCTCGTCAAGATCGGTTGA